aaattatgcgaAACTGATACATTTGCGATAACTTTGTTATATTTTGAAGTGCCTCAGTATTACACATGGAATGtgtctccgaaaaaatttcaaagacgtAAACAAGGAACAGCAGTTCATGCGCATCCTGGCATTTTCCAAACAGATGCAATTGGCagaatatatacagtacatccaaacaatgttgagtgtttttatttgagATTGTTATTAGTTAACGTGAATGGCCTAAAATCATTTCAAGAATTTAGAACAGTCAACGGTCATTTGTGTGAAACATACCGTGAATCATgccaacttttgcatttgttgaAGGATGACGCTCATTGCGATTCAACAATTCATGATGCATCTATTTGGGCTCATCCTCAACAAATACGAATGCTGTTTGCCGTTATATTATCAACATGTATGCCATCAAATCCACTTGAATTATGgaacaaatataaacataatattgcagaagatattttaattcGTATGCGtcatcatgcaagaaatccTGATTTGTTGATAACTTTGGAAATGTACAACGAAGCCTTGATAATAATTGAAGATAGGTGTCTAcggattgcaaataaaacattaGTACAATTGGGTATGACCGTACCAAATCGTGACATGCATGATCTGTTTGATCGTGAATTGCAACGTGAGCAGGAATTCAATTCTAATGATTTGCGTTTATTTGTACAATCGAATATAACCAAAATGAATATTCAGCAAAAACATGTCTATGACACAATCATGCAAGCCATTTCCAATAATGCAGGTGGGTTATATTTCTTGGATGCACCTGGTGGTACAGGCAAAACGTTCGTTATATCACTGATTTTAGCCACTATTCGATCGGAACTGAAAATTGCATTGGCACTTGCATCTTCGGGAATTGCTGCTACATTATTAGAAGGTGGTCGGACAGCATACTCTGCATTAAAATTGCCATTGAATATACAGGTGATTGAAACTCCAACttgcaatatttcaagaaattctgcTATGGCAAAAGTTCTGCGATTAACGTCAATTATTTTATGGGATGAGTGTACAATggcgaataaaaaattactagaagcatttaattgaacaatgcaagatttacgtgGTAACCAACAGCTTTTTGGTGATGCTTTGATATTACAGCCAGGGGATTTTCGACAAACATTGCCTGTCATTCCTCGGTCAACTCCTGCTGATGAAATAAATGCCTGTTTGAAGTCATCAGTTCCttggagatatgtacaaaaattgacACTGAACATTAATATGCGTATTCACTTACAAAATGATCCAGCTGCCCATGAGTTTTCAGAACAATTGTTTTGGTGAAAATTGGTGAtagcaaataaatattgcaagttGAGTTTCAATCACCTGTATATTCAATGGCAGAAGTATGCTGTCAACGGCAGCAATTGATCACTGTACCGAACAATTTTGTACACCATTGCATCCAAGAAATCGATAGATGAATTGATTGAATGTGTTTTTCAACAAACATTAGTCTTCGTATGCATGATTCGTTTGATCGTGAATTACAACGAAAATTCAATTCCTAATGATTGGTTTATTTTAGACAGAACGAATATTCATTTTAGCACCGAAGAACACAGGCAAAACGTCATATCAATTTTAGCTATTATCGGaacttttcaatttcaattgcaAAACTCCCATTAAAAATTGGCGTAGAAACTGCAATATTTCAAGACATATAAAAGTCATTAACGTTTATTTTATGATGAGTGCTATGAACAATGCAAGATGAACCAACAATGAATTATCcaagtgaaatttttgaattcattagAATGTACAAAAATTCGACTGAACATTATGCCACCGCATTGCTTGTTAATCAAAATACAAATCGGCAGAACCAACGTGGGTTCTTTGATTATAAtgtgtttttccaaatattaattACAGAAACCATGATTGGTTGACAAACGCGCCATTTAGCACCGAAGAACACTCATATCAatgcattaattttcaaattcaagcaaaacTCCCAGGCACCAAGAATAAATCAAGATTGGCAGTGAAAATGAATTATCCATGAATTTTGAATCAAAACCGGCTTTGATTGAATCTGAAAGTGGGTTCTACGATCTTGTAATGGCACCAGATTggcagtgaaaaatttattgtcaAATTTGCAATCTTAAGGTAAATCAAACAATCAAGTTTGTTTAATACCGCGTATCCCTATGATTCCAACTGATATGCCATTTGAATTCAAACGATTACAATATCCTGTGCGTTTATCATTTGCGATGTCCATCAACAAAGCTCAAGGGCAAACACTTAACGTTTGTGGCGTGAATTTGGAGGAATCATGTTTTTCACATGGCCAACTTTATGTTGCCTGTTCCAGAGTCAGTACCCCCAGCCGTTTTTTTATTCATGctcaaaatggaaaaacaaaaattattgtttatctaaatatataaaaatgaatgccatttttcgttgtgactttataactcaagaatagctagcaaataattaaatatatattttttttttataaatgagtctggatttaatatttcacttcaCTACGTAGCGAAGCCACTATAAGCATTTATGCATTCATtgtattgctttcaaaaaatcataaagttcTGCTTATCTGTAACACCACATTCATTGACTGTTAGGCGGTacaaagttcgccgggtcagctagtaccTTATGTTTACTACAGGTTACGATATCCTTataggaaattttattaatatatttatttttctttatgggTTTGATAACAATTGAATCGCAAATTTC
Above is a genomic segment from Bactrocera neohumeralis isolate Rockhampton unplaced genomic scaffold, APGP_CSIRO_Bneo_wtdbg2-racon-allhic-juicebox.fasta_v2 ctg5390, whole genome shotgun sequence containing:
- the LOC126767317 gene encoding uncharacterized protein LOC126767317 — its product is MIHGPCGELNMNSPCMIDEKCSKRYPRQFTSDTITGNDGYPLYRRRLPNDNGKTATIRMHNQEVEVDNRWVVPYCPLLSKIFNAHINVEYCNSVKSIKYICKYVNKGSDMAIFGVADENRYDEITQYQMSRYISSNEAVWRIMSFPMHERYPAVIHVAVHLENDQRVYFNVANLLEIAAQPPATTLTAFFKLCETDTFAITLLYFEVPQYYTWNVSPKKFQRRKQGTAVHAHPGIFQTDAIGRIYTVHPNNVECFYLRLLLVNVNGLKSFQEFRTVNGHLCETYRESCQLLHLLKDDAHCDSTIHDASIWAHPQQIRMLFAVILSTCMPSNPLELWNKYKHNIAEDILIRMRHHARNPDLLITLEMYNEALIIIEDRCLRIANKTLVQLGMTVPNRDMHDLFDRELQREQEFNSNDLRLFVQSNITKMNIQQKHVYDTIMQAISNNA